In one window of uncultured Desulfovibrio sp. DNA:
- a CDS encoding ABC transporter ATP-binding protein, whose protein sequence is MYGDLTVLDKVNFTIKRGELVCIVGPTGCGKTTFLNCMSKLTETTSGNIYIDGEVANPRKHNLAFVFQEPTALPWLTVEENVAYGMRIKKVPPKQLRERLDMILEMVGLEDTAKLYPNQVSASMMQRIAVARAFAVNPDLLLMDEPYGQLDVKLRFYLEDELVKLWQTLKSTVLFVTHNIEEAVYVADRILVLSPKPTKVRAEVVVDLPRPRDFRDPRFVELRRQVTDLIRWW, encoded by the coding sequence ATGTATGGGGATCTTACCGTTCTGGATAAGGTCAACTTTACCATCAAGCGCGGAGAGCTGGTTTGCATAGTCGGGCCTACGGGATGCGGCAAGACAACCTTTCTCAACTGCATGTCCAAACTTACGGAAACCACCTCCGGCAACATCTACATTGATGGTGAAGTGGCAAATCCGCGCAAGCATAACCTGGCCTTTGTGTTTCAGGAACCAACGGCTTTGCCGTGGCTTACCGTGGAAGAAAACGTGGCCTATGGCATGCGCATAAAAAAGGTTCCGCCCAAGCAGCTCAGGGAACGCCTTGATATGATCCTGGAGATGGTGGGCCTGGAAGATACGGCCAAGCTGTATCCCAACCAGGTTTCGGCCAGCATGATGCAGCGTATCGCCGTGGCGCGCGCCTTTGCCGTGAACCCTGATCTGCTGCTCATGGATGAACCCTACGGCCAGCTTGACGTGAAGCTGCGCTTCTATCTTGAAGACGAGCTTGTGAAGCTGTGGCAGACCCTCAAGAGCACCGTGCTTTTTGTTACGCACAACATTGAAGAAGCCGTGTATGTGGCTGACCGCATCCTGGTGCTGAGCCCCAAGCCCACCAAGGTGAGGGCGGAAGTGGTTGTTGACCTGCCGCGCCCGAGGGATTTCAGGGATCCGCGTTTTGTCGAACTTCGCCGCCAGGTCACAGACCTCATCCGCTGGTGGTAG
- a CDS encoding MotA/TolQ/ExbB proton channel family protein, whose protein sequence is MDSMIQAVLQATFVSKCVLALLLCMSVASWAYMCSKWLLLRTAQQRTQAGLAAFDEAGELSRALPVLANDKHSPLFGIARRAIREFNRISRTGDVDRLLNDNVRRALHFAVAEELAVLKSSLALLATAANTAPFIGLFGTVWGIMHSFTAIAQMKSVSLATVAPGIAEALIATAVGLFVAIPAVCGYNVFRAKLAHIEGVCINFAGQMLNRLQHEAPQHADGIAFSEER, encoded by the coding sequence ATGGATTCCATGATTCAGGCGGTGTTGCAGGCAACATTTGTTTCCAAGTGCGTGCTGGCGCTGCTCTTGTGCATGTCTGTGGCAAGCTGGGCCTATATGTGCAGCAAATGGCTGTTGCTGCGCACTGCCCAGCAGCGCACGCAGGCGGGGCTGGCGGCGTTTGACGAGGCCGGGGAGCTGAGCCGGGCGCTGCCTGTGCTGGCAAATGACAAGCACTCCCCCCTTTTTGGCATTGCGCGCCGCGCCATCCGCGAATTCAACCGTATTTCCCGCACGGGTGATGTTGACCGTCTGTTGAACGACAATGTACGCAGGGCCCTGCACTTTGCCGTTGCGGAAGAACTCGCCGTTCTCAAATCATCCCTGGCCCTGCTTGCCACCGCAGCCAACACGGCCCCCTTTATTGGCCTGTTCGGCACGGTGTGGGGCATCATGCATTCCTTCACTGCCATTGCCCAAATGAAGAGCGTTTCGCTGGCAACTGTCGCGCCCGGCATTGCCGAGGCGCTCATCGCCACCGCTGTCGGCCTGTTTGTGGCCATACCCGCTGTGTGTGGTTACAACGTGTTCCGCGCCAAACTGGCCCATATTGAGGGCGTATGCATCAACTTTGCAGGCCAGATGCTCAACCGCCTGCAACACGAAGCGCCGCAACACGCTGACGGCATAGCCTTTTCAGAGGAGCGCTAG
- a CDS encoding ABC transporter permease, with protein sequence MQSSSASNGQTQSVCNETIKNTKKYEFSLIRALKSEYFLYIVSLVSFFGLWQWAATSNVFGYSSALATPFQVAESLHDLSVNKLSGLGLLEHLWISTRRVIIGFLIAAGFGIPLGLFMAFNETFRAVVKPIFDMFKPMPPLAWISVAILWFGIGEAPKIFIIVIGSFVPVVLNSYSCLQLIEPEFFDVVRIIGGKRWDEIRLVCIPGALPAITAGLQIAMSSAWTCVVAAELVNSRSGLGYIIVQGMKLSDPGMIIGGMLIITAVSLVFTLGMDLLTRKLCPWQREIENL encoded by the coding sequence ATGCAGTCTTCCTCGGCGTCCAACGGGCAGACCCAGAGCGTCTGCAATGAAACCATCAAGAACACGAAAAAATACGAGTTTTCGCTGATACGTGCCCTCAAGAGCGAATACTTCTTGTACATCGTTTCGCTGGTGAGCTTTTTCGGCCTGTGGCAGTGGGCTGCCACGTCCAACGTGTTCGGGTACAGCAGCGCCCTGGCCACGCCCTTTCAGGTGGCGGAAAGCCTGCACGACCTGAGCGTCAACAAGCTTTCCGGCCTTGGCCTGCTCGAACATCTGTGGATCAGCACGCGCCGCGTTATCATCGGCTTTTTGATTGCCGCTGGCTTTGGCATCCCGCTGGGTCTGTTCATGGCTTTCAACGAAACATTCCGCGCCGTTGTGAAGCCCATTTTCGACATGTTCAAGCCCATGCCGCCCCTGGCCTGGATTTCTGTGGCCATCCTGTGGTTCGGCATTGGCGAAGCGCCCAAGATTTTTATCATCGTCATTGGCTCCTTTGTGCCGGTGGTGCTCAACTCTTACAGCTGCCTGCAACTCATCGAACCCGAATTTTTCGATGTGGTGCGCATCATCGGCGGCAAACGCTGGGACGAAATCCGCCTTGTGTGCATTCCCGGCGCACTGCCCGCCATTACGGCTGGTTTGCAGATCGCCATGTCCAGCGCCTGGACGTGCGTTGTGGCTGCGGAGCTTGTGAATTCCCGTTCCGGCCTTGGCTACATCATTGTGCAGGGTATGAAGCTGTCCGACCCCGGCATGATTATCGGCGGCATGCTCATTATTACCGCCGTATCGCTGGTGTTCACCCTGGGGATGGATCTGCTGACCCGCAAGCTGTGCCCCTGGCAGCGTGAAATCGAGAATCTTTAG
- the gcvH gene encoding glycine cleavage system protein GcvH: MKDLDQLALPENLRYTDEHVWLCVEGETATVGISDFAQDQLGEIAFVDLPAVGTTYKNGQEFGTVESLKSVNALFMPVAGSVLEVNETLESTPTLVNAKPYNEGWMLRIRMDDPAEATALADSAAYLNLLRKG, translated from the coding sequence ATGAAAGATCTTGACCAATTGGCTTTGCCCGAAAACCTGCGCTATACCGACGAACACGTGTGGCTGTGCGTGGAAGGCGAAACCGCCACCGTAGGCATCAGCGACTTTGCCCAGGATCAGCTTGGCGAGATCGCTTTTGTTGATCTGCCCGCCGTGGGTACAACATACAAAAACGGTCAGGAATTCGGCACCGTTGAATCGCTGAAGTCCGTCAACGCCCTGTTCATGCCGGTTGCCGGGTCAGTGCTTGAAGTGAATGAAACGCTGGAAAGCACGCCCACCCTCGTCAATGCCAAGCCCTACAACGAAGGCTGGATGCTGCGCATCCGTATGGACGACCCTGCCGAGGCAACAGCTCTGGCCGACAGCGCCGCCTACCTCAACCTTTTGCGCAAGGGCTAA
- a CDS encoding ABC transporter ATP-binding protein, translated as MKDTQPKIVCDNISKTFIQKGTQVVPVLENISLEVRDQEFLVILGPGQCGKTTLLRILAGLEAPSSGAAYLDGKQIAAPGPQIGLVFQSYKLFPWKTVRQNVEIGLEVRGLEPAKIREISNHYLGMVGLQGFEDYYPHQLSGGMKQRVGIARAYALNPEVLLLDEPFGQLDAQTRFFMEQETERIWHMDKRTMIFVTNNIDEALFLADRIVTMEDKLPGHVHTSYDVPLPRPRDTMDPAFLELRARITEEQKLTL; from the coding sequence GTGAAAGACACGCAGCCAAAAATTGTCTGTGACAATATAAGCAAAACCTTCATCCAGAAGGGAACCCAGGTGGTTCCGGTTCTGGAAAACATCTCCCTTGAGGTGCGCGATCAGGAGTTTCTGGTCATCCTCGGGCCGGGGCAGTGCGGCAAGACAACCTTGCTGCGCATCCTCGCCGGGCTTGAAGCGCCTTCATCCGGCGCGGCTTATCTGGATGGCAAGCAGATTGCGGCCCCCGGACCGCAGATCGGCTTGGTGTTTCAGAGCTACAAGCTATTTCCGTGGAAGACCGTGCGCCAGAACGTGGAAATCGGCCTTGAGGTGCGTGGGCTTGAGCCTGCGAAGATCCGTGAGATCTCAAATCACTATCTTGGCATGGTGGGTCTGCAAGGCTTTGAGGATTACTATCCTCACCAGCTTTCGGGCGGCATGAAGCAGCGTGTGGGCATCGCCCGCGCCTATGCTCTCAACCCAGAGGTGCTGCTGCTTGATGAACCCTTTGGTCAGCTTGACGCCCAGACCCGCTTTTTCATGGAGCAGGAAACCGAGCGCATCTGGCACATGGACAAGCGCACCATGATTTTTGTGACCAACAATATCGATGAAGCCCTGTTCCTCGCCGACCGCATCGTCACCATGGAAGACAAGCTGCCGGGGCATGTGCACACCTCATATGATGTGCCGCTGCCGCGCCCGCGCGACACCATGGACCCCGCGTTCCTTGAACTGCGGGCCAGAATTACGGAAGAACAGAAGCTCACGCTCTAG
- a CDS encoding ABC transporter substrate-binding protein translates to MRKLLLVALLLCMGAVICGGPVATLAADKPVEISTCWMDESPGFNIWYAKKMGWDKEEGLDIKMLLFNSGPAQMEALPAKEWVLGSTGVGGQLIGGIRYNIYSVAPIISEGEVHVLYLRPDSPAAKVKGYNPKYPNVYGSPETVKGMKILYTSQTTVHYMIGKWLSILGLTEADVTLVNMEQPSAVPAFEKGIGDAVCLWAPFTFVADSRKWQRAGTMTDMDCITVSSLVGDKKWCDENPELVAKFLRVYLRGSNMLREEGPSPRIIKEYRQYMNEFAGIRMTDEEAKLDIQIHPRWSYEETMALLDRSKGESQADKWQNSVADFFGSIKRFSPAEIKKFKDAQINTDKFLKQVQLPIPSWK, encoded by the coding sequence ATGAGAAAACTGCTTCTGGTCGCGCTTCTGCTTTGCATGGGCGCTGTCATCTGCGGCGGCCCTGTCGCCACTCTGGCAGCCGACAAGCCCGTTGAAATTTCCACCTGCTGGATGGACGAATCCCCGGGCTTCAACATCTGGTACGCCAAGAAAATGGGTTGGGACAAGGAAGAAGGCCTGGACATCAAGATGCTGCTGTTCAACAGCGGCCCTGCCCAGATGGAAGCCCTGCCCGCCAAGGAATGGGTGCTCGGTTCCACGGGCGTTGGCGGTCAGCTGATCGGCGGCATCCGTTATAATATCTACTCCGTGGCCCCCATCATCAGCGAAGGCGAAGTGCACGTGCTTTACCTGCGCCCCGACAGCCCCGCCGCCAAGGTCAAGGGCTACAACCCCAAGTATCCCAACGTGTACGGCAGCCCTGAAACCGTCAAGGGCATGAAGATCCTGTACACCTCCCAGACCACCGTTCACTACATGATCGGCAAGTGGCTGAGCATCCTTGGCCTTACCGAAGCCGATGTGACTCTGGTGAACATGGAACAGCCCTCAGCCGTGCCTGCTTTTGAAAAGGGCATTGGCGATGCCGTGTGCCTGTGGGCACCCTTTACCTTTGTGGCTGATTCCCGCAAGTGGCAGCGCGCCGGCACCATGACCGACATGGACTGCATCACCGTGTCTTCGCTCGTGGGCGACAAAAAATGGTGCGATGAAAACCCCGAACTGGTTGCCAAGTTCCTGCGCGTGTACCTGCGCGGCTCCAACATGCTGCGCGAAGAAGGCCCCAGCCCCCGCATCATCAAGGAATACCGCCAGTACATGAACGAATTCGCCGGTATCCGCATGACTGACGAAGAAGCCAAGCTCGACATCCAGATCCACCCCCGCTGGTCTTACGAAGAAACCATGGCTCTGCTCGACAGATCCAAGGGTGAATCGCAGGCCGACAAGTGGCAGAATTCTGTGGCCGACTTCTTTGGCAGCATCAAGCGTTTCTCGCCTGCTGAAATCAAGAAGTTCAAGGACGCCCAGATCAATACCGACAAGTTCCTCAAGCAGGTTCAGCTGCCCATTCCCAGCTGGAAGTAG
- the tolR gene encoding protein TolR: protein MAASSADDDFVADINVTPFVDVMLVLLIIFMVTAPMMTEGLDVALPKVETSEVLPTDDDHVILTVKNGGALFLNEQETDMDNLPDALGARVKDSGRQLFVRADKDVPYGMVMSVMDRVRGAGIKDVGLVTTSAPDDGAEDKGK, encoded by the coding sequence ATGGCCGCATCTTCCGCCGACGACGATTTTGTTGCCGATATCAACGTCACGCCCTTTGTGGATGTGATGCTGGTCTTGCTGATCATCTTTATGGTCACAGCCCCCATGATGACCGAGGGGCTTGATGTGGCCCTGCCCAAGGTGGAGACCTCAGAAGTGCTGCCCACGGATGACGACCACGTTATCCTGACGGTCAAAAATGGCGGAGCGCTGTTTCTCAACGAGCAGGAAACAGACATGGACAATCTGCCGGATGCCCTGGGCGCGCGGGTAAAGGACAGCGGGCGGCAGCTCTTTGTTCGGGCCGACAAGGATGTTCCCTACGGCATGGTCATGAGCGTGATGGACAGGGTACGCGGCGCTGGCATCAAGGACGTGGGCCTTGTGACCACCTCCGCGCCGGATGATGGAGCTGAAGATAAAGGCAAATGA
- a CDS encoding ABC transporter permease, producing the protein MQCNEKVTYRKPMRLRILPVLSVCIFLGVWQMCVGPADSNDWRIPGTLLSSPYDILSLMFDKLTNPAPDGAVLLEHAWTSMQEAFLGYVLALIVGLPLGLAMGWFTTVRGLVRPIFEIIRPIPPVAWIPLTIFWFGIGLPGKVFIIWLSGIVPCVINTYTGVRMTNPVHIQMARTYGASDWQIFTSICVPSALPMVFGALQIALAYCWVTLVAAELLAADKGLGYLITIGRMLGRTDLVMVGMVSVGIAGAIIGFIIDKIESRLLAGIRR; encoded by the coding sequence ATGCAATGCAATGAAAAAGTAACCTACCGCAAGCCCATGCGGCTTCGCATCCTGCCGGTTCTGAGCGTTTGTATTTTTCTTGGGGTGTGGCAGATGTGCGTTGGCCCGGCTGACAGCAACGACTGGCGCATTCCCGGTACGCTGCTCAGCTCGCCGTATGACATTCTGAGCCTCATGTTCGACAAGCTCACCAATCCCGCGCCTGACGGCGCAGTGTTGCTGGAGCATGCCTGGACAAGTATGCAGGAAGCCTTTTTGGGCTACGTGCTGGCCCTGATTGTGGGCCTGCCCCTGGGCCTTGCGATGGGCTGGTTCACCACGGTGCGCGGCCTTGTGCGCCCCATATTTGAAATCATCCGGCCCATTCCGCCGGTTGCCTGGATTCCGCTGACCATTTTCTGGTTCGGCATCGGTCTGCCCGGTAAGGTTTTTATCATCTGGCTTTCGGGCATCGTGCCGTGCGTCATCAATACATACACCGGCGTGCGCATGACCAACCCCGTACATATTCAGATGGCCAGAACCTATGGCGCTTCCGACTGGCAGATATTTACCTCCATCTGCGTTCCTTCCGCGCTGCCCATGGTGTTTGGCGCATTGCAGATCGCCCTGGCCTACTGCTGGGTGACCCTGGTTGCCGCTGAACTGCTGGCCGCAGACAAGGGCCTTGGCTACCTCATCACCATCGGCCGCATGCTTGGCCGTACCGACCTTGTGATGGTGGGCATGGTGAGCGTGGGTATTGCTGGCGCAATCATCGGTTTCATCATTGACAAGATCGAATCCCGGCTGCTGGCCGGCATCAGGAGATAG
- a CDS encoding OsmC family protein has product MSHELSVSLCRRGGKVDLDMESGAFGVLTIDGEKIPPEERSGTAKKLLAASALYCYCAALDKALDTRNAKYDKIEAKATLHTGTDDLGRGRVTGIDIDVTVHLDEEYEFIFDRVEKIMRQGCLVTGSLEAAFPVKYNLRLADDED; this is encoded by the coding sequence TGTCACATGAACTCAGTGTTTCTCTCTGCCGCCGCGGCGGCAAGGTGGATCTGGATATGGAGAGCGGCGCCTTTGGCGTGCTCACCATAGACGGTGAAAAGATTCCGCCCGAAGAACGTTCCGGCACGGCCAAAAAGCTCCTGGCCGCCTCTGCCCTGTACTGCTATTGCGCTGCTTTGGACAAAGCCCTGGATACGCGCAATGCCAAGTACGACAAAATCGAGGCCAAGGCCACGTTGCACACAGGCACCGATGATCTGGGCCGGGGCAGGGTAACGGGCATTGATATCGATGTTACCGTGCATCTGGATGAAGAGTACGAATTCATTTTTGACCGTGTGGAAAAGATCATGCGTCAAGGCTGCCTGGTCACGGGTTCGCTGGAGGCCGCCTTCCCCGTGAAGTACAACCTCAGGCTCGCCGACGACGAGGATTAG
- the lpdA gene encoding dihydrolipoyl dehydrogenase — MSDQKKSMIVVGGGPGGYTAAFAAAKAGMAVTLVECAELGGTCLNNGCIPTKTIKSSAEALEIAQQAVQFGVKIEGGVSIDPQAVYERKERVCATLRSGLEKTCAALGVTLVRGKGRLLCGGAVEVTGNGASSSLSADYVILATGSHPVNLPGLTADHKRILTSDDALKLTHVPASIIIVGGGVIGCELACIYRAFGSAVTVIEGQDRILPLPSVDADISTLLQREMKKRRIACELGQTLTHVRVDENGVSGVLAPSPFVSGAPARPERPISAEMVLVSVGRASMTAGLGLKEAGVATDERGWIRADEYMRTSLPDVYAIGDALGPARVMLAHVAAAEALCAVNDCLTGGKGAPMDYRFVPSAIFTSPEIGCVGMSEQQARDAGYEVKTSVVQVRELGKAQAMGALPGFCKLVADASDGTLLGAHMAGAHATDLIAETTLALRMGASINDIATTIHAHPTLAEAIGDAALRMEEE; from the coding sequence ATGTCCGACCAGAAAAAAAGCATGATCGTTGTGGGCGGCGGCCCTGGCGGTTACACGGCGGCTTTTGCGGCCGCCAAGGCCGGAATGGCCGTAACCCTCGTGGAGTGCGCCGAACTTGGCGGCACCTGCCTCAACAACGGTTGCATACCCACCAAGACTATCAAGTCGTCTGCGGAAGCGCTGGAGATTGCCCAACAGGCGGTGCAGTTCGGCGTCAAGATTGAAGGCGGCGTCAGCATTGACCCGCAGGCCGTCTACGAGCGCAAGGAGCGCGTTTGCGCCACCCTGCGTTCGGGCCTTGAAAAAACCTGCGCCGCCCTGGGCGTAACCCTGGTGCGCGGCAAGGGGCGTCTGCTTTGCGGCGGCGCGGTGGAGGTGACCGGCAACGGCGCAAGCTCAAGTCTTTCAGCGGATTACGTCATACTGGCAACGGGTTCGCATCCTGTGAACCTGCCGGGCCTTACAGCCGACCACAAACGCATTCTCACCAGCGACGATGCTCTCAAGCTCACGCATGTGCCTGCCTCCATCATCATTGTGGGTGGCGGCGTCATTGGCTGCGAGCTGGCCTGCATCTATCGGGCTTTTGGCTCCGCTGTCACAGTGATTGAAGGGCAGGACAGGATATTGCCCCTGCCTTCGGTGGATGCCGACATCAGCACGTTGCTCCAGCGCGAGATGAAAAAGCGCCGCATTGCCTGCGAACTCGGGCAAACGCTCACCCATGTGCGCGTGGATGAAAACGGCGTCAGCGGCGTACTTGCGCCATCGCCCTTTGTGAGCGGCGCGCCCGCGAGGCCCGAGCGCCCCATCAGCGCCGAGATGGTGCTTGTTTCTGTGGGCCGCGCCTCCATGACCGCCGGGCTTGGCCTCAAGGAAGCCGGTGTTGCCACGGACGAACGCGGCTGGATACGCGCTGATGAATACATGCGCACATCCCTGCCCGACGTGTATGCCATTGGCGATGCCCTTGGCCCTGCGCGCGTCATGCTGGCCCATGTGGCTGCCGCCGAAGCTCTTTGCGCCGTTAACGACTGCCTGACCGGCGGCAAGGGCGCTCCCATGGATTACCGTTTTGTACCTTCGGCCATCTTCACCTCGCCGGAAATCGGCTGCGTGGGTATGAGCGAGCAGCAGGCGCGCGATGCGGGCTATGAGGTCAAAACCTCGGTTGTGCAGGTGCGCGAACTTGGCAAGGCTCAGGCTATGGGCGCGCTGCCCGGCTTCTGCAAGCTGGTGGCGGATGCCAGCGACGGCACCCTGCTGGGCGCGCACATGGCTGGCGCGCACGCCACCGACCTTATTGCCGAAACAACTCTGGCTTTGCGCATGGGCGCTTCCATCAACGACATAGCCACCACCATTCACGCCCACCCCACGCTGGCCGAAGCCATTGGCGACGCTGCCCTGCGTATGGAAGAGGAGTAG
- a CDS encoding DMT family transporter, protein MKGPSGNGPKSDRGVCSTSARDAAYVRKGLFLAALTGVIFSLDGPILKQGLVKEPFSIPEFWLLAPLFAAGCHDISAACLSLVLNVAQGKGREVFRTFCSKPGRFCIMGAFMGAPLGMGGYLMGISLAGPAYALPISTLYPAIAAVLARFFLKERISARAMCGLALCVAGAFTVGWSAPQGGVGGQAFYLGLGFAFLAAFGWASEGVCVTAGMDFIEPVVALNVYQIVSSLLYVLVIVPAAFVLLERTRPGLDAVGLLMQAFASPGLPFCIAAGLVGCISYRCWYTAMNMTGVCRAMALNVTYALWGILFSALFTNVTVTRNLVAGAVVIVAGIVLVVMQGKGGTALRQAQDGL, encoded by the coding sequence GTGAAAGGCCCTTCCGGCAACGGCCCGAAAAGCGACAGGGGCGTGTGCAGCACCTCTGCGCGGGATGCGGCATACGTACGCAAGGGGCTTTTTCTCGCTGCGCTGACAGGGGTAATTTTCAGTCTTGATGGCCCTATTCTGAAGCAGGGTCTGGTGAAAGAGCCGTTCAGCATACCTGAATTCTGGTTGTTGGCCCCCCTGTTTGCCGCAGGCTGTCACGACATCAGCGCGGCCTGTCTTTCTCTTGTCCTCAATGTGGCCCAGGGCAAAGGGCGGGAGGTGTTCCGCACCTTTTGCAGCAAGCCCGGCAGGTTTTGTATAATGGGCGCTTTTATGGGCGCTCCCCTCGGCATGGGGGGGTACCTGATGGGCATTTCGCTGGCAGGGCCAGCCTATGCCTTGCCCATTTCCACCCTGTATCCGGCCATCGCAGCGGTGTTGGCGCGCTTTTTTCTGAAAGAGCGCATTTCCGCAAGGGCCATGTGCGGCCTTGCACTTTGCGTGGCGGGCGCGTTTACCGTGGGCTGGTCCGCGCCGCAGGGCGGGGTGGGCGGTCAGGCCTTTTATCTGGGTCTGGGGTTCGCTTTTCTGGCTGCCTTCGGCTGGGCGTCGGAAGGCGTGTGTGTTACGGCGGGTATGGATTTTATTGAGCCCGTCGTGGCTCTGAACGTCTATCAGATCGTTTCCAGCCTGCTGTATGTGCTGGTGATCGTGCCTGCGGCCTTTGTGCTGCTGGAGCGCACCCGGCCCGGTCTGGACGCAGTTGGTCTGCTGATGCAGGCCTTTGCCAGCCCCGGTTTGCCCTTTTGCATAGCCGCTGGCCTGGTGGGCTGTATTTCATACCGCTGCTGGTACACGGCCATGAACATGACCGGCGTGTGCCGGGCCATGGCCCTGAACGTGACCTATGCCCTCTGGGGCATACTATTCAGCGCCCTTTTTACCAACGTTACCGTTACCCGTAATCTTGTGGCGGGCGCGGTGGTGATAGTTGCGGGCATTGTGCTGGTTGTCATGCAGGGCAAGGGGGGAACCGCCTTGCGCCAGGCACAGGATGGGCTGTGA